The Trueperaceae bacterium genome contains a region encoding:
- a CDS encoding TetR/AcrR family transcriptional regulator produces the protein MPYHHGSLREDLLAAAAKAVAERGPDGLSLRELARELGVTHTAPRHHFGDKRGVITALAAQGYRLLAGRLRSSGGDFLEAGVAYVRFALDHPGHFAVMFRPDLVDEEDHDLAEARLRARQALIAGTAAHARAAGREGAPAAVEPAVPGGALPPYALLAWSAAHGIASLALAGALTALGLGGSKEELTALARASLQHLGPP, from the coding sequence ATGCCCTACCACCACGGCAGCCTCCGCGAGGACCTCCTCGCCGCCGCCGCCAAGGCCGTAGCCGAGCGCGGGCCCGACGGCCTGAGCCTGCGCGAGCTGGCGCGCGAGCTCGGGGTCACGCACACGGCGCCGAGGCACCACTTCGGCGACAAGCGCGGCGTGATCACGGCTCTCGCCGCGCAGGGCTACCGCCTCCTGGCCGGTCGCCTCAGGTCGTCCGGCGGCGACTTCCTCGAGGCCGGCGTGGCGTACGTACGCTTCGCCCTCGACCACCCCGGACACTTCGCCGTGATGTTCAGGCCGGACCTCGTGGACGAGGAGGACCACGACCTGGCCGAGGCCCGCCTGCGCGCCAGGCAGGCGCTGATCGCCGGCACGGCGGCGCACGCCAGGGCCGCGGGCCGCGAGGGCGCCCCCGCGGCCGTGGAGCCCGCGGTGCCCGGCGGAGCCCTACCCCCCTACGCGCTGCTCGCCTGGAGCGCCGCCCACGGGATCGCCAGCCTGGCACTGGCCGGCGCCCTCACCGCGCTGGGCCTCGGGGGCTCGAAGGAGGAGCTGACGGCGCTGGCCCGCGCGAGCCTGCAGCACCTCGGGCCGCCGTGA